A window of the Virgibacillus pantothenticus genome harbors these coding sequences:
- a CDS encoding putative holin-like toxin codes for MNVYEVFVVIFAFGTFLVTLLTLIVRIINKK; via the coding sequence GTGAATGTTTATGAAGTTTTTGTTGTGATTTTTGCGTTTGGCACCTTTCTGGTGACGCTGTTGACACTGATCGTGCGAATAATTAATAAAAAATAG
- a CDS encoding methyl-accepting chemotaxis protein, with product MRKLFTFKSIRMKLIFAFSIVIILVILLGIVNVGSINKSNQDTKEIIKQDMQILVAHEQLALNMAERTGYLRGYLLYNDERYKQNFENTVEKTIELEEFVLAHDNSEKVQSLMEKKKEWGKLTDKFFHEMEKGNSDKAKVIMANEIRPIGNQLIDGFKELAQTSENKITEKGKNVIQIGEFTLWMGLIVTVVVVVLGMVTAYITANTIAKPLQRLKDRMKKIADGELSSEAIQAKGKDEVAELMMATNEMNDQLKELLMSIKSVASVVDDKSQGLNQAANEVQQGTEQVAATMEELASGAENQANHAANLASMMNDLNSTIQEVTQSSDSIEKSSKGVLAKTKSGHEIMETTNDQMMKIDQIVKNAVDRVRGLDMKTQEISKLVTVIGEVAEQTNLLALNAAIEAARAGEHGKGFAVVADEVRKLAEQVSVSLNDIKSVVNDIQTESDQVTTSLQDGYKEVENGSEQMSKTKDTFEAIYQSVTEMTDSISVVKTHFERVSDSSKEMNASVGEIAAISEESAAGIEQTSASTQQASSSMQEVTSNAKRLANLADNLKTLMQRFTI from the coding sequence ATGCGCAAACTTTTTACATTTAAAAGTATTCGAATGAAACTTATCTTTGCTTTTTCTATTGTCATTATATTAGTAATATTATTAGGCATTGTAAATGTAGGTAGTATTAATAAAAGTAATCAAGATACAAAAGAAATCATAAAACAAGATATGCAGATCTTAGTCGCTCACGAACAGCTGGCACTTAATATGGCTGAACGAACAGGCTATTTGCGAGGATACTTATTATATAATGATGAAAGATATAAACAGAATTTTGAAAATACCGTTGAAAAAACAATCGAATTGGAGGAATTTGTTTTAGCTCACGATAACTCGGAAAAGGTTCAGTCTTTAATGGAGAAGAAAAAGGAGTGGGGAAAGCTTACGGATAAGTTTTTTCATGAAATGGAAAAGGGAAATAGTGATAAAGCAAAAGTGATCATGGCAAATGAAATCCGGCCAATTGGAAATCAGCTAATTGATGGTTTTAAGGAGTTAGCTCAAACGAGCGAAAATAAGATTACAGAAAAAGGCAAAAATGTCATTCAAATAGGGGAGTTTACTTTATGGATGGGCTTAATCGTTACGGTAGTTGTAGTCGTATTAGGAATGGTTACTGCATACATAACCGCTAATACAATCGCAAAACCGCTACAACGTTTGAAGGATCGAATGAAAAAGATTGCTGACGGGGAATTGAGTAGTGAAGCTATACAAGCAAAAGGGAAAGATGAGGTTGCTGAATTGATGATGGCGACTAATGAAATGAATGACCAATTGAAGGAACTGTTAATGTCGATAAAAAGTGTGGCTAGTGTGGTTGATGATAAATCACAAGGATTAAATCAAGCAGCAAATGAGGTGCAACAAGGAACAGAGCAAGTGGCTGCGACGATGGAAGAGCTTGCGTCTGGCGCAGAAAATCAGGCAAATCATGCTGCAAATTTAGCCAGTATGATGAATGATTTAAACAGTACGATTCAAGAAGTGACTCAGAGTAGTGATAGTATAGAGAAATCTTCTAAGGGCGTATTAGCTAAAACAAAATCCGGGCATGAAATTATGGAAACAACTAATGATCAAATGATGAAGATAGACCAGATCGTTAAAAATGCTGTTGACCGTGTCCGTGGGTTAGATATGAAGACACAGGAGATTTCGAAATTAGTAACCGTAATTGGTGAAGTCGCCGAGCAAACCAATTTATTAGCGTTAAATGCTGCTATTGAAGCAGCAAGAGCGGGAGAGCATGGTAAGGGGTTTGCAGTCGTTGCTGACGAGGTAAGAAAGTTGGCAGAGCAAGTCTCTGTCTCATTAAATGATATTAAAAGCGTGGTTAATGATATACAAACGGAGTCGGATCAAGTAACTACTTCACTTCAAGATGGTTACAAAGAGGTAGAAAATGGTTCTGAGCAAATGTCAAAAACAAAAGACACGTTTGAAGCAATTTACCAATCTGTTACTGAGATGACCGATTCTATTTCAGTAGTTAAAACACATTTTGAGCGTGTTTCTGATAGCAGTAAAGAAATGAATGCCTCGGTAGGAGAAATTGCAGCTATTTCGGAAGAATCAGCTGCTGGTATCGAGCAAACCTCCGCTTCAACGCAGCAAGCGAGCAGTTCGATGCAAGAAGTAACGTCAAATGCAAAACGACTTGCTAATTTGGCAGATAATTTAAAGACATTAATGCAGCGATTTACTATATAG
- a CDS encoding MFS transporter, which yields MYSTDEQRMTKKEAMNDKWSDSSPYSLKDIYFWKITASLALASFFIFASMYAVQPLLPVFVEEFEVSVSVSSLSMSFTIIGLIVGLIMLGFLSDRMGRTKFIKLSLLGSIIPFLLMPLTDGFIVLIVLRLIQGFALAGLPAAALAYIHEEIEPKSAAFATALYISSNALGGMVGRVITGVIADVVSWQTAFYGLAISGTIIWLLVHLMLPRSSFFQPSNLRFKKDIEGFVFHLKNPALLLVFGLGIILQMSFTGVWTYFPFHMQEEPFLLPLQTISYFFFAYGLGVVGSPLAGWLSGFIGLKKVRVAGILTLSLGVFITLSNSLIIIMVGLCIACLGFFTAHSLTASSVSETATHHKGSASSLYLVAYYIGVSLGSSALAPIWHYFHWNGLIILLGLLPIAYLFFVHFATKFQKNKHLRGGE from the coding sequence ATGTATTCGACTGATGAACAGAGAATGACGAAGAAAGAAGCGATGAATGACAAATGGAGCGACTCGTCACCATATAGTTTAAAAGATATTTACTTTTGGAAAATTACAGCTAGTCTAGCGTTAGCTTCTTTTTTTATTTTTGCTAGTATGTATGCTGTCCAGCCACTGCTCCCTGTATTTGTGGAGGAATTTGAAGTTAGTGTATCTGTATCCAGTTTGTCTATGTCGTTTACCATTATTGGGTTAATTGTTGGTCTGATTATGTTAGGATTTTTATCTGATCGGATGGGCAGGACGAAATTTATTAAACTGTCCCTATTAGGATCTATCATCCCTTTTTTACTGATGCCTTTGACAGACGGTTTTATCGTATTGATTGTGCTTCGACTTATCCAGGGGTTTGCGCTTGCTGGGCTGCCAGCAGCGGCTCTTGCATATATTCATGAGGAGATTGAACCTAAAAGTGCGGCTTTTGCAACGGCGCTATACATTTCTAGTAATGCGCTTGGTGGCATGGTTGGAAGAGTAATAACGGGGGTCATTGCAGACGTTGTATCGTGGCAGACTGCATTCTATGGTTTAGCAATTAGTGGAACCATTATATGGTTACTTGTCCATTTGATGCTACCTCGTTCAAGCTTCTTCCAGCCCAGTAATTTACGATTTAAAAAAGATATCGAAGGGTTCGTATTTCATCTTAAAAACCCTGCGCTTCTGCTCGTATTTGGGTTAGGGATTATTTTGCAAATGTCGTTTACAGGAGTTTGGACATATTTTCCATTTCACATGCAGGAAGAGCCATTTTTATTGCCATTGCAAACCATATCTTATTTCTTCTTTGCATACGGACTCGGTGTAGTTGGTTCGCCATTAGCTGGATGGCTTTCAGGATTTATTGGATTGAAAAAGGTACGTGTAGCTGGAATTCTAACGCTCTCGCTAGGGGTATTCATTACGCTAAGCAATTCGTTAATCATCATCATGGTAGGACTTTGTATTGCGTGTCTTGGCTTTTTCACAGCCCATTCACTTACAGCATCTTCTGTAAGTGAAACAGCAACGCATCACAAAGGAAGTGCTTCCAGTTTATATTTAGTAGCTTATTATATTGGGGTTTCCTTAGGAAGTTCAGCTTTAGCTCCTATATGGCATTATTTTCATTGGAATGGTTTAATTATATTACTTGGTTTGTTACCAATTGCGTACTTATTCTTTGTTCATTTTGCCACTAAATTTCAAAAAAATAAGCATCTGAGAGGAGGGGAATAG
- a CDS encoding LTA synthase family protein yields the protein MKKLISSKLGFFAVALVLFWVKTYLIYKYEFSLGVSGVMQEFLLFFNPLNSGLIFLGLALFAKGRKAGIWIIIIDTILSFVLYANVVFYRFNSDFITIPTMLQTDNFGSIGGSIADLAKWSDLLYAIDIIFLIGLFVFIRKNWSVQRIQLRKPFLVIAAGVLAFTINLGLAEADRPQLLERTFDRNYLVKYLGAFNFTIYDAVQSAKTSTRRVLADSSDITKVENYTKSKYAKPNEKYFGKGKGKNIIKIHLESFQSFLIDYKLHGEEVTPFLNSLVNDQEKGFTYFNNFFHQTEQGKTADAELILDTSLYGLPQGAAFVTKGNNTYQALPAILDQEQNYTSSVFHGDGKSFWNRDEVYKHLGINEFYHEDFYDMSEENVINYGLKDKPFFEQSMPYLEDMEQPFYAHMMTLTHHHPYLIDEEDATIDPAETGDGSVDRYFQTARYLDESLEEFFEDLKEKGLYEDSIIMIYGDHYGISDNHNRAMEEITGEEITPMKNADLQRVPFMIRIPGVESEGTKETYAGQIDVMPTLLHILGIDAKDYIQFGTDMFSKDHKEFVPFRNGNFMAPEFSYVDGKYYDSETKEVIEEPTDEMKEMHDTVMKELELSDEVLYGDLLRFYTPNEDWEPIDESKYFYGGPKNDPKTDTKAEEE from the coding sequence GTGAAGAAATTAATATCCAGTAAATTAGGATTCTTCGCGGTAGCACTGGTACTTTTTTGGGTGAAAACGTATTTAATATATAAATATGAATTTAGCTTGGGTGTAAGTGGGGTGATGCAAGAATTTCTATTATTCTTCAATCCGCTAAACTCTGGGTTGATTTTTCTAGGACTAGCGTTGTTTGCGAAAGGAAGAAAAGCGGGAATCTGGATAATCATTATTGATACGATTCTTTCGTTTGTTTTATATGCTAACGTTGTTTTTTATCGCTTTAATAGTGATTTTATTACCATTCCAACCATGCTTCAAACAGATAATTTCGGAAGCATTGGTGGAAGTATCGCAGATTTAGCAAAATGGAGCGACTTACTTTATGCGATTGACATCATTTTCCTGATTGGTTTATTTGTCTTTATAAGGAAAAACTGGTCCGTACAACGAATTCAACTTCGTAAACCTTTTTTAGTTATTGCTGCTGGTGTGTTAGCATTCACTATTAATCTTGGTTTAGCAGAGGCTGATCGTCCACAATTACTAGAACGGACATTTGACAGAAATTACCTAGTAAAATATTTAGGCGCATTTAATTTTACAATTTATGATGCAGTTCAAAGTGCTAAAACATCAACAAGACGTGTTTTAGCTGATAGTAGCGATATTACAAAAGTTGAGAATTATACAAAGTCCAAATATGCAAAACCAAATGAGAAGTATTTTGGTAAAGGAAAAGGAAAAAATATTATTAAAATTCATTTAGAGTCGTTTCAATCTTTCTTGATTGATTACAAGCTCCACGGGGAAGAAGTAACGCCGTTTCTTAATTCTCTAGTTAATGATCAGGAAAAAGGCTTCACTTATTTTAATAACTTTTTCCATCAAACAGAGCAAGGAAAAACAGCAGATGCAGAATTGATACTTGACACATCTTTGTACGGCCTTCCACAAGGGGCGGCTTTTGTAACGAAAGGCAATAATACGTATCAAGCGTTGCCAGCTATCCTTGATCAAGAACAGAACTATACGAGCTCTGTATTTCACGGTGATGGAAAGTCGTTTTGGAATCGTGATGAAGTGTATAAGCATCTAGGTATTAACGAATTCTATCATGAAGATTTCTATGATATGAGTGAAGAAAATGTTATTAATTATGGGTTAAAGGATAAACCTTTCTTTGAACAATCCATGCCTTATTTAGAAGATATGGAACAACCATTCTATGCACATATGATGACTTTGACTCATCATCACCCATATTTGATTGATGAGGAAGACGCAACGATTGACCCTGCTGAAACTGGAGACGGCTCTGTAGACCGATATTTCCAAACAGCGCGTTATTTGGATGAGTCACTAGAAGAGTTCTTCGAAGATCTGAAAGAAAAAGGGCTTTATGAAGACTCGATTATTATGATTTACGGAGATCACTATGGTATTTCAGACAATCATAATCGAGCAATGGAAGAAATCACTGGTGAAGAAATTACTCCAATGAAAAACGCAGATTTACAGCGTGTTCCGTTTATGATTCGCATTCCAGGTGTTGAGAGTGAAGGAACAAAAGAAACGTATGCTGGTCAAATCGATGTTATGCCGACATTGCTTCACATTTTGGGGATTGATGCTAAAGATTATATTCAGTTTGGTACAGACATGTTTTCTAAAGATCATAAAGAGTTTGTTCCATTCCGTAATGGGAATTTCATGGCACCAGAATTTAGCTATGTAGACGGAAAATATTATGATAGTGAAACAAAAGAAGTCATTGAAGAGCCTACGGATGAGATGAAGGAAATGCATGATACAGTTATGAAAGAATTAGAACTCTCTGATGAAGTGCTATATGGCGATCTACTTCGTTTTTATACGCCAAACGAAGATTGGGAGCCAATTGATGAAAGTAAATACTTCTATGGTGGTCCTAAAAATGACCCTAAAACGGACACCAAAGCTGAAGAAGAGTAA
- a CDS encoding CynX/NimT family MFS transporter translates to MEQTNEKKAILYKYLLITGIIVAAFNLRPAITSVGPLIGVIRDRLELANWSAGLLTSLPLLAFAITSPLVARLSHRYSNESVMVAGLLILFIGISLRSFAIIGLLFAGTLFVGLGIAVCNVLLPSIIKENFPFKVALMTSIYSTAMGVFAALASGVSVPIAEGLGMGWQIALWVWAVPAFAGIVVWFLLMKRKKGERHVVYYGNSTKNQIWCSPLAWQVAGFMGFQSSLFYVTISWMPEILQANGITASAAGWLLSFMQFIGLPASFIVPVIAGKFRSQQGVVLVMGLFAISGYGGLLWGQTFGTMIISIVLIGFSLSGMFALALTLLGMRARDAKQAAQLSGMAQSFGYILAAFGPIAIGFLFDATQTWDIPLVTLIIVAMIVVIFGFGAGRDKYVFD, encoded by the coding sequence GTGGAGCAAACAAACGAAAAGAAAGCCATATTGTACAAATATTTATTAATAACGGGAATCATAGTCGCTGCTTTTAACTTACGTCCAGCAATCACATCTGTGGGTCCTCTTATTGGTGTGATACGTGATCGCCTTGAACTAGCTAACTGGAGTGCAGGATTACTTACAAGTCTTCCACTATTAGCATTTGCAATCACGTCTCCGTTAGTAGCCAGATTAAGTCATCGATATTCAAATGAATCTGTGATGGTGGCAGGTCTGCTTATTCTGTTTATCGGTATTAGCCTGCGCAGTTTTGCAATTATTGGTCTTCTTTTTGCAGGAACATTATTCGTTGGGTTAGGGATAGCAGTTTGTAATGTGTTATTACCGAGCATCATAAAAGAAAACTTCCCATTTAAGGTAGCACTTATGACGAGTATTTATTCTACAGCAATGGGGGTTTTTGCGGCATTAGCTTCAGGGGTAAGTGTTCCAATTGCTGAAGGACTAGGCATGGGATGGCAAATTGCCTTATGGGTATGGGCGGTTCCTGCGTTTGCGGGGATTGTAGTTTGGTTTCTCTTAATGAAACGGAAAAAAGGAGAACGACATGTGGTGTATTATGGAAATAGTACTAAAAATCAAATATGGTGCTCCCCATTAGCATGGCAAGTTGCTGGGTTTATGGGATTTCAATCTTCTTTATTTTACGTCACCATCTCCTGGATGCCGGAAATTCTGCAGGCGAATGGAATAACTGCTTCAGCTGCTGGGTGGTTGTTATCTTTCATGCAATTTATTGGTTTGCCGGCAAGTTTTATTGTCCCTGTCATTGCTGGTAAATTTCGTTCACAGCAAGGTGTCGTGCTCGTAATGGGATTATTCGCCATTAGTGGTTATGGAGGTCTTTTATGGGGGCAAACGTTTGGGACCATGATCATTAGTATTGTTTTGATTGGTTTTTCATTAAGTGGAATGTTCGCTTTAGCATTAACATTACTTGGAATGCGTGCTCGAGATGCAAAGCAAGCTGCTCAGTTGTCTGGAATGGCGCAGTCTTTTGGGTATATTCTCGCAGCTTTTGGTCCGATTGCCATAGGCTTTTTGTTTGACGCAACACAAACTTGGGATATTCCATTAGTAACGTTAATTATAGTAGCCATGATTGTGGTCATATTTGGTTTCGGAGCCGGGAGAGATAAGTATGTATTCGACTGA
- a CDS encoding SLC13 family permease has protein sequence MFSSTWNWMWEKHDEIKSMFTFFVRANTSRLSTSRSIDPSDTLAGKNHDYRGNRNYKPGQIIGLIAGPLLFAITLLFFSPEGLSQEGLAVLASTIWIAIWWMTEAIPIPATSLLPIILFPLTGGLDIGTTTSSYGSDTIFLFMGGFMIALAMEKWNLHRRIALSIISVIGTNTNRIILGFMVSTGFLSMWISNTATAMMMVPIGLAIIYQISEALKGNPSIDTSKENFAFGKALMLGIAYSASVGGIATLIGTPPNAALAGVINKMYGIELSFAKWMLFGVPIAWVFILIIWFYLIKVAYPLKLKELPGGKAVIHQEIQKLGKSSAEEKAVFTVFVLTACAWISRSFFLVHINPNINDAIIAMCAAVILFLLPSKNHKDTFLLDWNTAVKLPWGILLLFGGGLAIAAGFTQSGLSEWIGNQLTALQGIHIFIVLLAVTGLVIFLTEITSNTATANMMYPIMAALAIALGVHPFVVMIAAGVASSCAFMLPVATPPNAVVFGSGYLRIQDMAKSGFALNIIGTILVTLAIYFLLPIFWGININEVPNFVK, from the coding sequence ATGTTTTCGTCAACGTGGAATTGGATGTGGGAGAAACATGACGAAATAAAATCTATGTTTACGTTTTTTGTTAGGGCTAATACCTCTAGATTATCGACAAGTAGGTCCATAGACCCTTCTGATACTCTAGCAGGAAAAAATCATGATTATCGAGGCAACCGCAATTATAAACCAGGGCAGATCATCGGTTTAATTGCTGGACCATTACTTTTTGCCATCACTTTATTATTTTTTTCACCTGAAGGTTTGTCTCAGGAAGGCTTAGCAGTCTTAGCGAGTACCATTTGGATTGCCATTTGGTGGATGACAGAGGCCATACCAATACCTGCAACTTCCTTATTACCGATAATCCTATTTCCGTTAACTGGTGGATTAGATATAGGTACAACGACGTCTTCCTATGGAAGCGATACCATTTTTCTATTTATGGGTGGATTTATGATAGCGCTAGCAATGGAAAAATGGAATTTACACCGCAGAATTGCCTTATCGATTATTTCTGTAATTGGAACAAATACGAATCGAATTATTCTAGGATTCATGGTTTCTACTGGTTTTTTATCCATGTGGATTTCCAATACAGCTACAGCGATGATGATGGTTCCGATTGGATTAGCGATCATTTATCAAATTTCCGAGGCGTTAAAAGGGAACCCTTCCATAGACACATCAAAAGAAAACTTTGCTTTCGGAAAAGCTTTAATGCTAGGTATCGCTTATTCTGCTTCTGTTGGCGGAATTGCAACATTAATTGGCACTCCACCTAATGCCGCTCTAGCTGGAGTAATTAATAAAATGTATGGGATAGAGCTTTCCTTTGCCAAATGGATGCTATTTGGAGTACCAATTGCATGGGTCTTTATTTTAATCATCTGGTTTTACCTTATTAAAGTAGCCTACCCATTAAAATTAAAGGAATTACCAGGCGGAAAAGCGGTAATTCATCAGGAAATACAGAAGCTTGGCAAGTCTTCAGCAGAAGAAAAAGCTGTTTTCACAGTCTTTGTACTTACTGCTTGTGCCTGGATCTCACGTTCGTTTTTCCTTGTCCATATCAATCCAAACATTAATGATGCGATTATTGCAATGTGCGCTGCCGTCATTTTATTTTTACTGCCATCCAAAAATCATAAAGACACATTTTTACTAGATTGGAATACAGCAGTTAAACTTCCATGGGGCATTTTGTTATTATTCGGAGGCGGTTTAGCGATAGCAGCAGGATTTACACAGTCTGGCCTGTCTGAATGGATTGGAAATCAATTAACAGCATTGCAAGGCATTCATATTTTCATTGTATTGTTAGCCGTTACCGGACTAGTTATTTTCTTAACGGAAATCACTTCAAATACGGCAACAGCAAATATGATGTACCCGATTATGGCAGCGCTTGCTATAGCATTAGGAGTACACCCGTTTGTAGTTATGATCGCTGCTGGAGTGGCATCATCCTGTGCATTTATGCTGCCAGTTGCAACACCACCAAACGCCGTCGTCTTTGGCTCGGGTTACTTGCGAATACAGGATATGGCTAAATCCGGCTTTGCTTTAAATATTATTGGCACCATTCTTGTTACATTAGCAATCTATTTCTTACTCCCTATTTTCTGGGGCATAAACATTAATGAAGTGCCTAACTTTGTAAAGTAG
- a CDS encoding anhydro-N-acetylmuramic acid kinase: protein MLGSRQSSNLVVGLMSGTSLDGVDVAVVEIKDQMDTLDFKLLHFTSLSYSQTIRDKISTICNPKTASIEEISSMNMYLGKLFADASLKAIQEAGLSSKQISLISSHGQTIFHQPEPKMIAGSEVTSTLQIGDIGMIAEKTGIMTIGDFRTRDMAAGGQGAPLVPYTDYKLFRKEEHGRVLVNIGGISNVTILPKGCTETNVLAYDTGPGNMIIDAFTSWATNHTQNYDKNGDIAAKGKVNEDWLSQLLDHPYFQLAAPKSTGRELFGEAFAKRLWQEGERYQMNHTDKITTITALTAKTIAMEINKFIKSANLKEVFISGGGRYNKTLMRFIANYLSLDVSVYGIEEIGMSADAKEAISFAILGYQCYKQRTNNLPAATGANNEVIMGKIAW from the coding sequence ATGCTAGGTTCAAGACAGTCAAGCAATCTTGTTGTTGGTTTAATGTCTGGTACATCCTTAGATGGAGTTGATGTAGCTGTTGTTGAAATAAAAGACCAAATGGATACGTTAGATTTTAAACTGTTGCATTTTACTAGTTTGTCATACTCGCAAACAATTAGAGATAAAATTTCAACCATATGTAATCCTAAAACAGCAAGCATTGAGGAAATATCAAGTATGAACATGTACCTTGGAAAACTATTTGCGGATGCCTCGCTTAAAGCAATACAAGAAGCGGGGCTATCATCCAAACAAATATCATTAATTAGTTCACATGGTCAAACTATTTTTCATCAACCAGAACCAAAGATGATTGCAGGAAGCGAAGTAACCTCAACTTTACAGATTGGGGATATTGGAATGATTGCAGAAAAAACGGGAATTATGACAATTGGTGATTTTAGAACAAGGGATATGGCTGCTGGAGGACAAGGAGCCCCACTAGTTCCTTATACGGATTATAAATTGTTTCGAAAAGAAGAACATGGGAGAGTACTCGTCAATATTGGAGGAATTTCAAATGTTACCATTCTTCCAAAGGGGTGTACAGAAACGAATGTTTTAGCATATGATACAGGTCCGGGGAATATGATTATAGATGCTTTTACAAGCTGGGCTACTAATCATACACAGAATTATGACAAAAATGGCGATATAGCAGCGAAGGGGAAGGTTAATGAAGATTGGTTGTCACAGCTCTTGGACCATCCTTACTTTCAGCTAGCGGCCCCAAAAAGTACAGGAAGAGAGTTATTTGGCGAAGCGTTTGCAAAAAGATTATGGCAAGAAGGAGAGCGTTATCAGATGAATCATACAGATAAGATTACTACGATAACAGCTCTAACTGCAAAAACAATCGCTATGGAAATAAATAAGTTTATAAAGTCTGCTAATTTAAAGGAAGTATTCATTAGTGGAGGAGGGAGATATAATAAAACGTTAATGCGATTTATTGCCAATTATTTGTCTCTAGATGTAAGCGTGTACGGGATAGAAGAGATTGGGATGTCCGCAGATGCCAAAGAGGCTATCTCCTTTGCTATATTAGGGTATCAATGCTATAAGCAAAGAACGAATAATCTTCCTGCAGCAACTGGCGCAAACAATGAAGTTATTATGGGGAAAATAGCGTGGTGA
- a CDS encoding pyroglutamyl-peptidase I encodes MKKVLLTGFSAFLDNPINPTEEIAEKLDGEKIRDHEVVGRKLPVAFMQAGKQLISYIEEIEPDAIISLGLAAGRTAITPERIAINCNDGPKDNSGYQPNGEVIVDDGADGYFSTLPLQEIIATLHAEKLPAKVSNTAGTYVCNNVMYHALHFVKKQNLPTPAGFIHLPASHELALKKELPSWSQFDLMNAVKIIIASL; translated from the coding sequence ATGAAAAAAGTATTGTTAACCGGTTTTTCAGCTTTTTTAGATAATCCTATAAACCCAACCGAAGAAATCGCTGAAAAGCTAGACGGAGAAAAGATTCGAGACCATGAAGTTGTTGGAAGAAAACTGCCTGTTGCTTTTATGCAAGCTGGCAAACAATTGATTTCTTACATAGAAGAAATTGAACCAGATGCTATCATTTCATTAGGCTTAGCTGCCGGAAGAACCGCTATTACACCTGAACGAATTGCGATTAATTGTAATGATGGTCCAAAAGATAATAGTGGTTATCAACCGAATGGAGAAGTAATTGTTGATGACGGTGCCGACGGTTATTTTTCTACCCTGCCATTACAGGAAATCATCGCTACATTACATGCAGAAAAGCTGCCTGCTAAAGTATCTAATACTGCTGGGACATATGTATGTAACAATGTGATGTATCATGCCCTACACTTCGTGAAAAAGCAAAATTTACCGACTCCTGCTGGTTTTATACACCTCCCGGCCTCTCATGAACTTGCTTTGAAAAAAGAACTTCCCAGCTGGTCGCAATTTGATTTAATGAATGCTGTAAAAATAATCATTGCTAGTTTATAA
- a CDS encoding methyl-accepting chemotaxis protein, which translates to MNKSTDSQVNIHPMLQSFVTVAPFLQDLMNEDVTIGIYDTEKLIINFPATTFSLNVKPGDPLVEGDIVTNAIRQNKNQAAIVPAELFGVNLIARAIPLHDEIGNVIGGVGIGLSVERANQLSEISSNLSTVFEEVTNTIQDMAESITGLANNMSFISEKATEVTNRVDTIEEVSNVVKGIADQSNLLGLNAAIESARAGEHGRGFSVVADEIRKMAANSKDQVIEIQTITNNVKEVISNLDKYIQEANGESDSQSAAIEELSATIQEVNGNIQILAQLAKENIQLKN; encoded by the coding sequence ATGAATAAATCAACAGATAGTCAAGTAAATATACACCCAATGCTGCAATCTTTTGTTACAGTTGCCCCTTTTTTACAAGACTTAATGAATGAAGATGTTACAATTGGAATTTATGATACGGAAAAGCTCATCATTAATTTTCCAGCAACAACCTTCTCTTTAAATGTAAAACCCGGGGATCCATTAGTAGAGGGGGACATTGTTACCAATGCAATTCGTCAAAACAAAAATCAAGCAGCTATAGTTCCAGCGGAGTTGTTCGGTGTAAACTTAATTGCCAGGGCTATACCTCTTCACGATGAAATCGGCAACGTTATTGGTGGTGTTGGAATAGGACTTAGCGTGGAAAGAGCAAATCAGCTTTCTGAGATTTCCTCTAATTTATCGACTGTATTTGAGGAGGTAACCAATACAATACAGGATATGGCTGAATCGATTACAGGTTTAGCAAACAATATGTCATTTATATCTGAAAAAGCTACCGAAGTTACGAATCGCGTAGATACGATTGAAGAGGTTTCCAACGTAGTGAAAGGAATTGCTGATCAAAGTAATTTGTTAGGACTGAATGCAGCGATTGAATCAGCTAGAGCGGGAGAGCATGGAAGAGGTTTTTCAGTAGTTGCGGATGAAATTAGAAAGATGGCTGCAAATTCCAAAGATCAGGTTATTGAAATTCAGACCATAACAAATAACGTTAAAGAAGTGATTTCTAATTTAGATAAATACATTCAAGAGGCGAATGGTGAATCAGATAGCCAATCAGCAGCCATTGAGGAGCTATCAGCAACGATTCAAGAAGTGAATGGTAACATTCAAATTTTAGCTCAGCTTGCCAAAGAAAATATCCAGCTAAAAAATTAA